One Actinomycetota bacterium genomic window, AGCCACTGTCGCCGGCCGTGGCGGACAACCTCCTCCGCCCGCGCCCGTGCCTCTCCGATCGAAATGACCCACCTGCCTTCAGTGGATCGGTCGACGATTCCCTGCTGGATCAGCGATCGAAGTACCTGGTCAACGGCGAACGGCGCTCCGCCCGTTGCTTCCTGGAGCAACACTGCCAGCTCATGGTCTACGAGCCGGCATAAAACGTCCACGGAAAGACCCTCCACGAAAATTCGAACCGGCGGCGGCTCGAGCTGGTCCAGAAACTCGCGAATCGCTTCCGTGGGCGAAGGATCGGCCGTCCTGAAGGCCACTACCAGGCTCAGTTCGGCTACCCTCCGCGAAATCAGCCCCAACAGACTCATCGAGGTGGGATCGGCCCAGTGGAGGTCGTCAACGACGAACAGAGCCCCCTCAGATGCTGCCGCCTGGAAAAGACCGAGGGCGCCCTGCAACGCCAGGGCGCGCCGGCTCTCGGCATTTGCCGCGCTATCGGGGGTCGATATCAGGTTTCCGAGCTCGGGAACTATGTCGACCAGGGCGGCGGCAGCCCTCCCAGGCACCGTTGCAGCGCAATCCGGGAAGCGGTCGAGCAGGTTCCTCATCAGGGCCGCCGCCACCGACCAGGGGTCCTCCCGTTCTGCCGGGAAGGCCCGGGCCGCTATAACCGGCCTGACCATCCGGACGATTCCCTCCTGCAGCAGTCGGGACTTACCGGATCCCGCCGGACCCATAACTGCAACCACCCCGCTGCGCCCTCCGGTGAAGGACCCGACGAGCAGCTGCAGCGCCGCTTCCCGGCCCACGAACGGCAACTGTGCTGGGATGCCGGAATCGCTTCCGCGCTCGGCCTGAACCGCGAGGGAGTCTAGGTTTAGCAGGCACATCTCCAGCTCGCTGGCGGCAGGAGACAGGCCGAGACCCAACTCCTCCGTCGTGCGGCTACGGAAATCGTCAATCGTCCTCAGGGCGCCCGCAACGTCGCCGGAAGCTGCCTGTGCCCTGGCGAGGAGGAGGTGGCTGTTCTCCCTCAAAGGTTCACGGCGGGCGGCCAGCAAGGCGAATCTGACTGCAGCGGCCGCATCGCCTTTGGCCAGAGACGCCGAGCAGGCCGCTTCGAGAGCCTCCAGGTACGCTCCGGCCAGCCGTTCACGATACTCCCGGGCCCAGTCTTCGTAGGTCTCCTCGGAAAGCGGTTCACCTCGCCAGAGGTCGATCGCCTCTTCGAGGTACGCGGCGGCCTCCCGGCAGCGGCCGCACCCCAGCTCCCTTGAGCCCATGAGAAGACGCTGCACGAACAGTTCGGCGTCAACTCGGCATGAATCCGACTTCGCAAATGAGTACCCCGCCGGACCGGTGAGGATCAGCGACCGTTCCCCCAGCAAAACCCTCGCTCGGCTTACGAGAACCTTGATGTTGGCAGCCGGGTCCGATGGCGGGTCGTGGGGCCAGAGAGCTTCCACCAGCTGGTCGCGAGGGACGAAGTTTCCCCGCCGAGTCAGCAGCACCTCCAGGAGCGTCCGTACCAGACGCCCCGGAGGCGGAAGCTCGACTCCGTCCCGTTCGATGCGAAATCGTCCCAGCAGTCCGATATCCACAAGTGCTCCCGCCACTTGTTACGCCTACATTGCAACCCCGCCGCTACCCGGACGCAACCATTAATTTCTAGATTTTTCACTTGAGACGTGTGATGAAGCGAAGGAAGGCAAAATGAAGCCGTCTGCATCGGACTGTTCGAGCGTTGTACGCAAGTACGTAGAAGCCTGGAACGACCACGACCCCCCGGGGATAGTCGCCACCTTTGCCGCCGGCGGCACCTACGTGGATTCCTCCCTGGACGAACCCCTGACCGGCGATGCGATCGGGGATTACGCATCGGAGGTGATCCGCATGTTCCCCGGCGTACGGTTCCGCATCGTGACCATGTTCTCCTCCGGCCGCACCGTGGCCGTGGAGTGGCGTATGGAGGACACAACTCCGGGGAGCCCGCTGTCGTTGCCGGGCTGCGACATCATCACGGTGGGATCGTCGGGTATCGAGTCTGTCCGCGGGCACTTCGACAGGTACGTCGGCTACCGACAGCTGGGGTTTCAGGTAGAGGTGATGCCGGGGTCGGAGGAGAAGTCCAAGTGGGGCATTGCTCGTTACGCCGTGGGGGCACGCGAAAAAGCGCCCGGAGCGGTGGCGATCACCATGGCTTGCGTCCGCAACCAAGCTGAACGGGAGGAGGTCGAAGCCCGCTCGACGGATATCGCCGACGCGATGGTGAAGATGCCGGGATTCATCAGCTTCGTCGGCGTGGCGGCCGACGACCGGCTGATCACTCTCACCCAGTGGGAGTCGGCAGAGGCCATCCGGCAACTGACGGAGCACCCACTCCACCGCGAGGCTGTCCGCAGGATGTACCAGGACAACCTCGCCGAAAAGGGGCTGGTGAGCACATGGCTGCCGGTTCACGTCATGGAGATCGTTCGCTGCCCGGACTGCGAGGCGATCGTCGGCGACTCCGGTTGCCCGAACGGCCACGCTGCAGCGACACTGGGTGCGGTTGGTTTATGAAATCTTGACTTCGGCTCCGTCACCCGATGGGTCAATCAAGCTCAGGCTGATCCGTCTGCACCTGCTCCGGCTGCGGCGCCGGGCCCCCGATCCGGTCGGAGCGGGACAGCCTTTCCGGCCGTTCGATCAGCTGGCCCTTGCGGATGAAACGACGGCGCAGCTCCGGGTCCTGCAGCTTGTAGGCCCGGGCCATGTAGATCAGCAGGGCCAGGCCCAGCGCTTCCCGGGCCAGCTCCCACGGGTGGTCGAGTGGCCGGGTGAGCACCTCCAGCCAGTAGTTCTCCTTCGGGTCGGCCGGGAACTTCGAGCCGAACAGGGGCCAGAACCAGGTGATCGGCTCGTTCCACATCGCGTCCAGAACCTGGTGGATCAGCATGCAGATCGGCAGGATGAACCAGCGGCGGGCGGTCGCCCCGCGCAGCACCAGCTGGATCGCCAGGAGCGCCGCAGTTGCCACCAGCAGAGTGTGGCCGTAGAGCCTGCCGCTCTCGAACTTGTCTGCGAAAAAGATGCGGCCGATCGGTTTGTCGATGAGATCGGAGATCACCGCCCCCAGAAGGACCACGCGGTAGTCGATCCGCCGAGCACCGAGCGCGAAGAAGACGATCGCGCAGGTCATGCCGAGGTGCCAGAAAAGCACTCCTAGAACAGCTCCGGCTGCGACCGGTCGGGTTCGGGCGGCGCCGGGTCGCCGGCGGCGGCCTGCTCGTCCATCCCCTTGTTGCTCAGCCGGTCGGCCTGCCTGTTCCTGGCGCGGGGCACGGCCTGGAAGGTGATTCGATCGAACTGCTGGGCCAGCTTGCGGGCTCTGGCATGGAGGGGCCGGAGGCCGGGAGACTTCACCTTGTAGCCGCCCTTCATCTGCTCGATCACGAGCGTGGAGTCCATGAAGACCTCCAGCTCGGCAGCCCCGTGCTGCCGGGCGGCCTGCAGTCCGGCGATGAGTCCTTCGTACTCGGCGACGTTGTTCGTGGTCCAGCCGATCCCCCGGCCGATCTCTTCGAGAATTTCGCCTTCGGGCGACTGGAGGACCACGCCGATTCCCGCAGGGCCGGGGTTTCCCCGCGCGCCGCCGTCGGTGTGAAGCGTGTAGGTCTTGGACATGCGCTTTCCGGTGCTAGTCGACGACTACGAGGATACGTCCGCACTCGTCGCACCGGCTGATGCCCTGGTTGGCACGAACCCGCGACACCTCCTGGGCGGGAAGCTGCATGTGGCAGCCGAGGCACATGTGGCCCTGCAGGGCGGCCGCGCCGACCCCGTGCTTGGACCGCCGAAGGTCGTCGTAGAAGGCGAGTAGCTCGGGGTCGATCCGGGGGACCCAACCTTCCTTACGCTCCTTGACCTTAGCCAGCTCCTCGCCTACCTGGCCACCGGCGGCGTCCCGCTTTCCGATGGCTTCCGCAACCTGGTGCCGGAGCTTCTCCAGCTCGTCGGTGAGGATCTTGAGCTCCTTCTCGATGGTCTCCCGCTCCTCCATGACCTCCAGGTCCTCGTCCTCGAACCGGATGCGGCGGCGCTTGAGCGACTCGATCTCGGCCCCTATTGACGAGAGCTCCCTGGGGTTGGCGACGTCGCCGGAGTTGATCCGGGCCTCCTCGTGGGCGATTTTCAGCCCGACGTTCTCCACCTCGGTGTCCAGCTTGCGCTGGCGGGCGATGACCTCGTCCAGCGACGCCTCCAGCTCGCCGGTCTGGGACTCGAGAGTGCGCTGGCGCTCCTCGAGGGCGTCCAGCTCTGCCTGCTCGGGGAGGTTGTGGAGCTTGGAGGTCAGCCGGTCGATGGCCGAGTCGATCTTTTGGAGCTCCAGGAGCTCGACCAACGATTCTCTTGACGCCTCTACCATTAGCTGAGTCTATCCAGGTCCAGCTCACCGGAGGCAATCCGGCAAAGCGTCTCGACGTAGAAGGCGTGCTCCCGCTCCAGCACCCGGGCCGCCAGGGTCTCTACGTCGTCCCCTTCGACCACCTTCACCTCGCACTGGGCGACGATCGGCCCCCGGTCGTACTCCTGGTCCACGAGATGGACGGTTATGCCGGTCACCAGGTCGCCGGCGGCCAGCACTGCCTCGTGCACCCGGGGACCGTACATGCCGACCCCGCCGAACTTCGGCAGCAGGGCCGGGTGGATGTTGACGATCCGGCCGGGAAAGCTGTCGATGGTCTGCGGTCCGACCTTCTTCATGTAACCCGCGAGGACGACCAGCTCGACGCCCGCGTCCGACAAAACTTTGGCGATCTGTGCATCCAGCTCGGTGAACTCCGGGTGGGTCACCCCGCTCAAGTGGTGGAACGGGATGCCCTCGGTTGCCGCCCGGGCGGCCGCCTGGGAGCCGGCGTTGTTGCTGATGACCACCACGACCTCGGCCGGAAGGACGCCCCGCCTGGTGGCGTCGATGATCGCCTGCATGTTGGACCCCCCGTGGGAGGCAAGGACACCGAGCCTCATGGACGCGAAAAGGCCGGGATGGATGACATCCCGGCCAGATTATTCGCTTGCTTCAAATGGTGCTTAAGCCCCGACCTTCTCCAGCTCCTCGGAGTACTTGCCGTAGGTGGCGGCGGAGTTGGCACGAGCCCGCAGCAGCGCCGCGGCCTGGCCTGCGGCCACGTTGTCCGACTTGCCGGCCCACGTCTCCATGGCTGCGGTCTGCAGCGCACGTCCGTAGGAGTAGGTCAGCGGCCACGGGGCGCCGCCGATCTTGTTGAGCTCGTTCAGGTGGGCCGATGCCTCCTGGTCGCTCTGGCCGCCGGAGAGGAAGGCGATGCCGGCCACTGCGGCCGGGACGTTCTTCTTCAGGACCTCGAGGGTCAGCTCTGCGACCTGCTGCACGCTGGCCTTCTGGCCCGACTTCTTGCCGGGGACGATCATGTTGGGCTTGAGGACCATGCCCTCGAACTTCACGCCGGCCCGGTAGAGGGCGCCGAACACCACGTGCAGGGTCTCGTCGGTCACCTCGTAGCAGCGCTCGATGGTGTTGTCGGCGTCCATCAGGACCTCGGGTTCGATGATCGGCACGATGCCGGCTTCCTGGCACAGGGCGCCGTAGCGGGCCAGGGCGTGGGCGTTGGCCGAGATGCAGTACCTGGAGGGGATGCCGTCGCCGATGGTGATCACCGCACGCCACTTGGCGAAGCGGGCGCCCAGGTCGTAGTACTCGGCCAGGCGCTCCCGCAGGCCGTCGAGGCCCTCGGTGATCTTCTCGCCCGGGTGGCCGGCCAGATCCTTGGCGCCGGTGTCGACCTTGATGCCGGGGATGATGTTCAGCTTCTTCAGGTACTCGGGAAAAGTCGTGCCGTCGCTGGCGCTCTGGCGGATGGTCTCGTCGTACAGGATCACGCCGCTGACGTACTCCTGGATCCCGGCTGCGGAGAAGAACATCTCACGGTAGGACCGGCGGTTCTCCTCGGTGGACTCGATGCCCAGGGCCGCGAACCGCTTGCCGATGGTGGGTGAGCTCTCGTCTGCGGCAAGGATGCCTTTGCCGGGGGCCACCATGGCGGTGGCGATTGCGTTCAATTCCTTCGTCTTGTCATCCATTACAGTCGCTCCTCAAAGCTCGTCCAACTCCGGGATATGTGGCGGGGCGCGAAAGCGAAACCCGCCTCCGGCTGTGTGTTTCGCAATGATATCCGTAAGGTGCCGGACGAGCCAACGGAGGGATTAGTTGTCGATCGTCACCCGGATGTTGCCCTCACGTTTGGTAAGCGCAAAGGCGGTCTGGTCCCCGTGCCGGGTGAACTCCATGCTCACCTTCGACCCGCCAACCGTCAGGTTGTCCACGTCCACCCGGTTCAGCCACGGCGGCAGCTTCGGCTGGTTGACGGTGAGGGCTCCGGCCGGCGCCTGGGCCGAGATCCCGAGGAAGGTCTGCGTCAGCATCAACGGGACCGCAGCCGCCCACGCCTGCGGGCTGCACGCCACCGGGTAGTCGACCGGCGGGAGGCCGGAGCGCCGGTCGAAACCGCAGTACAGCTCGTCCAGGCGCAGGTCCGAGAAGACCGCTGCGTCGAACATCGCGGTGGCGATCCGCTCGGTGGCGTCCACCAGGCCGTAGCGCTTGAGGCCGGCGGCCACGATCACGTTGTCGTGCGGCCACACCGAGCCGACGTGGTACCCCATCGGGTTGTAGGCCGGGTTCTTCTTGGACAGAGTCCTCACGCCCCACCCCGAGAACATGTCCCGGGCCATCAGGCGCTCCCCCACCGCCGCCGCCCGGCGGGGGTCGACGATCCCGCAGTACAGCGCGTGCCCGACGTTGGAGGCGACCCCCTCCACCTGCCGCTTCTTGCCGTCCAGCGCCAGGGCGAAGGTGCCCTCCTCGGGCATCCAGAACGCGGCGTCGAACGCCTGCTTCAACTGTCCGGCCTCCTGGCGCAGCCGCTCCGCGATGCCGGCGGCGCCGAGGGCGGCGTACACCTCGGCGATCCGCAGCTTCGCCAGGTAGACGTACCCCTGGACCTCGACCAGGGCGATCGACCCCTGGGCCAGCGACCCGTCGGCGTGGACGATGCAGTCCTCCGAGTCCTTCCACCCCTGGTTGCGAAGGCCGGCGTGGCCGCGCTGCTCGTACTCGACGAACCCGTCGCCGTCCCGGTCCCCGTAGTCCCGCATCCAGCGCAGGGCAGCGTCGAAGTTGGGGCGAAGCTGCTTCATCAGGGCGATGTCGCCGGTCCAGCGGAAGTAGGCGCCGGCCAGCATGAGAAATAGCGGCGTGGCGTCGACGGTGCCGTAGTACGGC contains:
- a CDS encoding class I fructose-bisphosphate aldolase, producing the protein MDDKTKELNAIATAMVAPGKGILAADESSPTIGKRFAALGIESTEENRRSYREMFFSAAGIQEYVSGVILYDETIRQSASDGTTFPEYLKKLNIIPGIKVDTGAKDLAGHPGEKITEGLDGLRERLAEYYDLGARFAKWRAVITIGDGIPSRYCISANAHALARYGALCQEAGIVPIIEPEVLMDADNTIERCYEVTDETLHVVFGALYRAGVKFEGMVLKPNMIVPGKKSGQKASVQQVAELTLEVLKKNVPAAVAGIAFLSGGQSDQEASAHLNELNKIGGAPWPLTYSYGRALQTAAMETWAGKSDNVAAGQAAALLRARANSAATYGKYSEELEKVGA
- a CDS encoding nuclear transport factor 2 family protein — its product is MKPSASDCSSVVRKYVEAWNDHDPPGIVATFAAGGTYVDSSLDEPLTGDAIGDYASEVIRMFPGVRFRIVTMFSSGRTVAVEWRMEDTTPGSPLSLPGCDIITVGSSGIESVRGHFDRYVGYRQLGFQVEVMPGSEEKSKWGIARYAVGAREKAPGAVAITMACVRNQAEREEVEARSTDIADAMVKMPGFISFVGVAADDRLITLTQWESAEAIRQLTEHPLHREAVRRMYQDNLAEKGLVSTWLPVHVMEIVRCPDCEAIVGDSGCPNGHAAATLGAVGL
- a CDS encoding BTAD domain-containing putative transcriptional regulator, whose amino-acid sequence is MDIGLLGRFRIERDGVELPPPGRLVRTLLEVLLTRRGNFVPRDQLVEALWPHDPPSDPAANIKVLVSRARVLLGERSLILTGPAGYSFAKSDSCRVDAELFVQRLLMGSRELGCGRCREAAAYLEEAIDLWRGEPLSEETYEDWAREYRERLAGAYLEALEAACSASLAKGDAAAAVRFALLAARREPLRENSHLLLARAQAASGDVAGALRTIDDFRSRTTEELGLGLSPAASELEMCLLNLDSLAVQAERGSDSGIPAQLPFVGREAALQLLVGSFTGGRSGVVAVMGPAGSGKSRLLQEGIVRMVRPVIAARAFPAEREDPWSVAAALMRNLLDRFPDCAATVPGRAAAALVDIVPELGNLISTPDSAANAESRRALALQGALGLFQAAASEGALFVVDDLHWADPTSMSLLGLISRRVAELSLVVAFRTADPSPTEAIREFLDQLEPPPVRIFVEGLSVDVLCRLVDHELAVLLQEATGGAPFAVDQVLRSLIQQGIVDRSTEGRWVISIGEARARAEEVVRHGRRQWLGERIRALPPGPRSALAVLALLRREAPPRLIGGVLDAPQPEVLESLDRLWEAGLARPGETGWEVSHDLIADAMSDVLGASGRARLHAMLAIGLDSDSADPVELARHLLGAGDLMAAAERFAQGSRQSLDRFANDEAEATANRGLRAQPAGDTLAALLEVRAEARFRKGALEEARNDLREAIRARPPGPQRAITLTRLAMLTSGAEDYVHALELAELALLEAGDDPAARAEALLNAANFDLNLGRPESLVKREDEALSLFQQSGNSAGVARVLESRAFAAFLDGRFWEAEKLLDRVARILEDAGEILRVANPRSGRGLVLAWMNRPEDGLADLDEALELSRLVGARELEAHVLWFRSQVALTLGHSERAM
- a CDS encoding C4-type zinc ribbon domain-containing protein, with translation MVEASRESLVELLELQKIDSAIDRLTSKLHNLPEQAELDALEERQRTLESQTGELEASLDEVIARQRKLDTEVENVGLKIAHEEARINSGDVANPRELSSIGAEIESLKRRRIRFEDEDLEVMEERETIEKELKILTDELEKLRHQVAEAIGKRDAAGGQVGEELAKVKERKEGWVPRIDPELLAFYDDLRRSKHGVGAAALQGHMCLGCHMQLPAQEVSRVRANQGISRCDECGRILVVVD
- a CDS encoding metal-dependent hydrolase, producing MLFWHLGMTCAIVFFALGARRIDYRVVLLGAVISDLIDKPIGRIFFADKFESGRLYGHTLLVATAALLAIQLVLRGATARRWFILPICMLIHQVLDAMWNEPITWFWPLFGSKFPADPKENYWLEVLTRPLDHPWELAREALGLALLIYMARAYKLQDPELRRRFIRKGQLIERPERLSRSDRIGGPAPQPEQVQTDQPELD
- the purN gene encoding phosphoribosylglycinamide formyltransferase — protein: MRLGVLASHGGSNMQAIIDATRRGVLPAEVVVVISNNAGSQAAARAATEGIPFHHLSGVTHPEFTELDAQIAKVLSDAGVELVVLAGYMKKVGPQTIDSFPGRIVNIHPALLPKFGGVGMYGPRVHEAVLAAGDLVTGITVHLVDQEYDRGPIVAQCEVKVVEGDDVETLAARVLEREHAFYVETLCRIASGELDLDRLS
- a CDS encoding ribonuclease HI family protein, which translates into the protein MSKTYTLHTDGGARGNPGPAGIGVVLQSPEGEILEEIGRGIGWTTNNVAEYEGLIAGLQAARQHGAAELEVFMDSTLVIEQMKGGYKVKSPGLRPLHARARKLAQQFDRITFQAVPRARNRQADRLSNKGMDEQAAAGDPAPPEPDRSQPELF